A section of the Candidatus Cloacimonadota bacterium genome encodes:
- a CDS encoding patatin-like phospholipase family protein — translation MKWKHILSLHSKKKKVGLVLGSGGAKGLSHIGVIKFLEEMNVKIDFITGSSIGALIGGAYASGLSINKIEDIALAIDLKTTAKLFSPGFGKSGLVTGSKVQEFLASTFGNKNIEDLKIPFVAIATDIITGKEIHLNKGYLAEAIRASISIPVVFQPVIWNNIVLVDGGLVNPVPINLGREMGADYIIAVNVLASKNKPSATIDKKFDSKIDLEKPLEIIPVLQKKLEDLIIDHKWIKTFIKHNETENLPGIKKIFNRSVQITQEKLVELSVELYEPDVLIEPEVENINIFDFYKAEEIIKRGYKAAETVLKKNKIGKIPQ, via the coding sequence ATGAAATGGAAACATATATTATCACTGCACTCTAAAAAGAAAAAAGTGGGTTTAGTTCTTGGTAGCGGCGGTGCAAAAGGATTATCTCATATCGGTGTGATAAAATTTTTAGAAGAAATGAATGTAAAAATTGATTTTATTACCGGTTCAAGTATTGGAGCTTTGATTGGAGGTGCCTACGCCAGCGGATTAAGTATCAACAAAATTGAAGATATTGCTTTAGCAATCGATTTGAAAACCACCGCAAAACTTTTTTCCCCTGGATTTGGAAAATCGGGATTGGTTACGGGATCAAAGGTACAGGAATTTTTAGCATCTACATTTGGTAACAAAAACATTGAAGATTTGAAAATTCCATTTGTAGCCATAGCAACCGATATAATTACCGGAAAAGAAATCCATCTTAATAAAGGTTATTTGGCAGAAGCAATCCGCGCCAGCATTTCAATTCCTGTCGTTTTTCAACCGGTAATCTGGAATAATATCGTTCTCGTTGACGGCGGTCTGGTCAATCCTGTGCCGATTAACTTAGGTCGTGAAATGGGAGCGGATTACATTATTGCAGTTAATGTCCTTGCATCAAAAAATAAACCTTCGGCAACAATTGATAAAAAATTTGACAGCAAAATTGATTTGGAGAAACCACTTGAAATCATTCCTGTTCTCCAAAAAAAACTCGAAGACTTGATAATAGATCATAAATGGATAAAAACTTTTATTAAACACAACGAGACGGAAAATTTGCCCGGAATTAAAAAAATATTTAATCGATCGGTTCAGATTACTCAGGAAAAATTGGTTGAGTTATCTGTCGAATTATATGAACCGGATGTTTTAATCGAACCGGAAGTAGAAAATATTAATATATTCGATTTTTATAAAGCAGAAGAAATAATCAAAAGGGGATATAAAGCTGCCGAAACAGTTTTAAAAAAAAATAAAATCGGGAAAATCCCCCAATGA